In Anaerolineales bacterium, the following proteins share a genomic window:
- the nirK gene encoding nitrite reductase, copper-containing, translated as MQRKFFVLMSLLLVALLLSGCYSIQREQTSIKATLSSLQDQVGGSGGHDMGDMSGSSSTPVAQAAVPDGDADVAYTLTTGTSGHNLVFIGVGGEIDGMFNPTLVAEPGDIVQITLVSSEAVQHNLQLDDFGVDTGMLTALGEERSIKFVADREGSFTYYCVVPGHQAAGMQGTLQVGSGDGTAATSVVKDPTDIPAPVGARGPQLVQAELVAQEVVGQLADGTTYPYFTFNGSIPGPFIRARVNDTVEITLRNETDNAFVHSVDLHAATGPGGGGEVSQIQPGETKVFTFQALNPGIYVYHCATPSVPHHIASGMFGLILIEPEGGLPVVDREFYVMQSEIYTEQAFGSLGELTFSHDKMANEDPEYFVFNGAVGAVGLASEEYMLRANVGETVRIYIGVGGPNFTSSFHVIGEIFDRAYAFGSLSSPPLTDVQTISVPPGGATMVEFTVNYPGHYVLVDHALSRLERGLVGMLEVSGAADPSIFKEGPANP; from the coding sequence ATGCAACGTAAATTTTTTGTCCTGATGAGCTTGCTGCTGGTGGCGCTACTGTTGAGTGGCTGCTATTCCATCCAGCGCGAGCAAACATCGATCAAAGCGACGCTCAGCTCGCTGCAAGACCAAGTGGGCGGCAGTGGCGGGCATGACATGGGCGATATGTCGGGCAGCAGCAGCACGCCGGTAGCCCAGGCGGCCGTGCCCGATGGCGACGCCGATGTGGCTTACACCCTCACCACCGGCACCAGCGGGCATAACCTGGTGTTCATCGGTGTGGGCGGCGAGATCGACGGCATGTTCAACCCCACCTTGGTAGCCGAGCCGGGTGACATTGTGCAGATCACCCTGGTGAGCAGCGAAGCGGTGCAGCACAACCTGCAGCTCGATGACTTCGGGGTGGATACCGGTATGCTCACCGCGCTGGGCGAGGAACGCAGCATCAAGTTCGTGGCCGACCGCGAGGGCAGCTTCACTTACTACTGCGTGGTGCCGGGGCACCAGGCGGCCGGCATGCAAGGCACCCTGCAAGTGGGCAGCGGTGACGGCACGGCGGCCACTTCAGTGGTGAAAGACCCCACCGATATCCCCGCGCCGGTAGGCGCACGCGGCCCGCAATTGGTGCAGGCCGAACTGGTGGCGCAAGAAGTGGTGGGCCAACTCGCCGACGGCACTACCTATCCTTACTTCACCTTCAATGGCAGCATACCCGGCCCCTTCATCCGGGCACGGGTAAACGACACGGTCGAGATCACGCTGCGCAATGAAACCGACAACGCCTTCGTGCACTCGGTGGACTTGCATGCCGCCACGGGGCCGGGTGGCGGTGGTGAGGTATCGCAGATCCAGCCGGGCGAAACCAAGGTGTTCACTTTTCAGGCACTCAACCCCGGCATTTACGTCTATCACTGTGCCACGCCCAGCGTGCCGCACCACATTGCCAGTGGCATGTTCGGCCTGATCTTGATCGAGCCGGAAGGCGGGTTGCCGGTGGTGGACCGTGAGTTCTATGTGATGCAGAGCGAGATCTACACCGAGCAAGCCTTCGGCAGCCTGGGTGAGCTGACCTTTAGCCACGACAAGATGGCCAATGAGGACCCCGAGTACTTCGTCTTCAACGGCGCGGTGGGCGCCGTGGGCCTGGCCAGCGAAGAGTACATGCTGCGCGCCAACGTAGGCGAGACGGTGCGCATTTACATCGGGGTGGGTGGGCCGAACTTCACCTCCTCCTTCCATGTGATCGGCGAAATCTTTGACCGGGCGTATGCCTTTGGGTCGCTCAGCTCGCCGCCGCTCACCGATGTGCAAACCATCAGTGTGCCGCCGGGCGGGGCCACGATGGTGGAATTCACCGTCAACTACCCGGGCCACTATGTGCTGGTGGATCACGCCCTCAGCCGGCTGGAGCGTGGCTTGGTGGGCATGCTGGAAGTGAGTGGGGCAGCCGACCCCAGCATCTTCAAAGAAGGCCCGGCCAACCCCTGA
- a CDS encoding GNAT family N-acetyltransferase produces the protein MPIIYKVNTPIDTETAIALYRASTLGERRPVDDAARMARMLQHANLTVSAWDGEKLVGIARSVTDWAYCCYLSDLAVDASQQRSGIGKQLIRETQAALEPDAKIILLAAPAAVGYYPRIGFEQHPSAWVLGARQELS, from the coding sequence ATGCCGATCATCTACAAAGTGAATACCCCGATAGACACTGAAACCGCCATTGCACTCTACCGCGCCAGCACCCTGGGCGAACGCCGCCCGGTGGACGATGCCGCCCGTATGGCACGCATGCTGCAGCATGCCAACCTGACGGTAAGCGCCTGGGACGGCGAAAAGCTGGTGGGCATTGCCCGCTCAGTCACCGATTGGGCCTATTGCTGCTATCTGTCAGACCTGGCCGTGGATGCTAGCCAGCAACGCAGCGGCATTGGCAAGCAACTGATCCGCGAGACCCAGGCCGCCCTGGAGCCCGACGCCAAGATCATCCTGCTGGCAGCCCCCGCTGCCGTGGGCTATTACCCGCGCATCGGCTTTGAGCAGCATCCCTCGGCCTGGGTGCTGGGCGCCCGCCAGGAACTGAGCTGA